A region of Chiloscyllium punctatum isolate Juve2018m chromosome 44, sChiPun1.3, whole genome shotgun sequence DNA encodes the following proteins:
- the bhlhe41 gene encoding class E basic helix-loop-helix protein 41 produces the protein MQDDLPPWQPTACLTERKLLEHADFLGVKYHPMYVCKSKRGMRPKEAYKLPHRLIEKKRRDRINECIAQLKDLLPEHLKLTTLGHLEKAVVLELTLKHLKALTTLTEQQQQKITALQSGDCALKDARYSDLDAFHSGFQTCAREVLQHLTRFESWTPKEQRCAQLIGHLHQAITQLRANGETQASGVGQAGAQVAAAPDQARSGDNCVPVIQRTQVAEHTGSDTDTDSGYGGEGERGEGKSEKEFTPCDGSTWTCDIKQEPDDSPAKRVKVDLAGHVTSSEEGHEPATHPMMGIGMMPTLGQQPPFCVPFYLLNPSAAAPYVSLLDRANLERCWCPAPIPVLYPGIPTISALAPDRLLCQEPSPGSGPGLVLRMCESEAAGPLLGAEVALSPDLEPLGSPDSKS, from the exons ATGCAGGATGATCTACCTCCCTGGCAACCCACTGCTTGTCTCACAGAACGGAAGTTACTAGAACACGCAGACTTTCTTGG tgtAAAATACCACCCCATGTACGTGTGTAAGTCAAAGCGGGGAATGAGACCAAAG GAGGCTTATAAACTACCACACAGACTGATCGAGAAGAAAAGACGGGATAGGATTAACGAATGCATTGCGCAGCTTAAGGACCTGCTGCCTGAGCACCTGAAACTGACG ACTCTGGGGCATCTGGAGAAAGCTGTGGTACTGGAATTAACACTGAAGCACTTAAAGGCATTGACAACTTTAACAGAGCAACAGCAGCAGAAGATAACTGCTTTGCAAAGTG ggGATTGTGCCCTGAAAGATGCCAGGTACTCGGATCTGGATGCCTTCCATTCGGGATTTCAGACGTGTGCCAGGGAAGTGCTGCAGCACCTGACCAGGTTCGAAAGCTGGACTCCGAAGGAGCAGCGGTGTGCCCAGCTGATTGGCCACTTGCACCAAGCCATCACCCAGCTCCGAGCCAATGGTGAGACACAGGCCTCTGGTGTGGGGCAAGCTGGTGCCCAGGTGGCGGCGGCACCAGATCAGGCTCGCTCCGGTGACAACTGCGTCCCAGTCATCCAGAGGACACAAGTGGCGGAGCACACCGGGAGTGACACGGATACTGACAGCGGTTACGGAGGCGAAGGGGAGAGGGGCGAGGGGAAGAGTGAGAAGGAGTTCACTCCCTGTGACGGCTCCACATGGACGTGTGACATTAAACAGGAGCCCGATGACTCGCCGGCTAAAAGGGTCAAAGTTGATCTGGCGGGTCATGTGACCAGCTCTGAGGAAGGCCACGAGCCTGCTACCCATCCCATGATGGGGATTGGCATGATGCCCACGCTTGGCCAGCAACCCCCCTTCTGTGTGCCCTTCTATCTCCTTAACCCCTCGGCAGCTGCTCCATACGTGTCCCTCCTGGACAGGGCTAACCTGGAGAGATGCTGGTGCCCGGCTCCCATTCCGGTTCTTTACCCTGGCATTCCCACCATCTCGGCCTTGGCACCTGATAGACTACTCTGCCAGGAGCCCTCCCCAGGCTCCGGCCCGGGTTTGGTGCTCCGCATGTGCGAGTCTGAGGCAGCTGGACCCCTCCTTGGGGCCGAAGTAGCTTTGAGCCCAGATCTGGAGCCACTGGGGTCACCAGACAGCAAGTCCTGA